The following is a genomic window from Sphingobacterium spiritivorum.
CTCTACGCAAAATCATAGATGTACAGGGAGATAATATTATGGAACAGGCTGTTCTACAGCTTATAGAGGACGGAACGATTAAGAAGCATCTTAAAAAAATGACTCTCTATTACCGGAATAAAAGAGATACCTGTATCAGCTTGCTGGACCAGTATATGAAAGATAGAGCCGACTATGATTTGCCGGACGGAGGGCTTGCATTCTGGGTAGTTCCCAGACAGCAGCAGCTTGTCAGAGATCTGGAAGCAAAGCTGAAGGAAAAAGGGATCCGGATATCTGGTCCGGAGAAATATAATCTTGGACAGGATACACAGGGATTACGTTTGAGCTATGGCGCACTGTCTGAGACACAACTGGAAGAGGGTATCAGGACGATAGCAGACTTGTTGCAGTAGTAGAGGTGAAGCATTGATATCATGTTTGTTACATAAGGAATGCGGATGTTTAATTTCGTATTTTAGAAGATCTATTTACCAAACTAAAACCTTTACCATGAAACGAATCCCAGTTTTTTTGAGTGTAATATGCTTATTCCTACTGTGCAAATCAGAGGTTGATGCTCAGCAGAAATTAGTGTATAGCAATGACAAAATTAAGACCGGTGCTGAACAAACGGACAAATATGTAGACTATTTAAAAGGAAAACGGGTGGCTATATTGGGAAACCAGTCTTCAGTCATCGGAAAAACACATTTAGTAGACAGTCTGCTGGCGCTGAAAATAAATATTGTCAAAATATTTGGTCCCGAACACGGTTTCAGAGGCAATGCCAGTAACGGGACTGAAGTATCGGATGAAGTGGATGCGAAGACAGGCATACGTATTATATCCCTGTACGGCGACCGGAGGAAACCCGCGGCGAAAGATCTGGCAGATGTAGATCTGTTTATTTTTGATGTACAGGATATGGGCGTACGCTTCTATACCAATATCAATACATTAAGAGATATTATGGAAGCATGTGCAGATAACGGCAAAGAATTAATGATTCTGGATCGTCCGAATCCAAATGCTTATCTGATTGACGGCCCTATTCTGGATATGAAGCACAAATCAGGAATAGCACAATTTCCGGTGCCAATAGCACACGGCATGACTATAGCTGAGTTTGCACAGATGATCAACGGAGAGAAATGGATGAAGGCAAAAACGACCTGTAAGCTAAAGATCATTCCTGTCTCTAACTATAACCACAGTATGCTGTATAAGCTCCCTGTCAATCCGTCACCTAACCTGAATACAGAAGAGAGTATATTATTATATCCAAGTACCTG
Proteins encoded in this region:
- a CDS encoding exo-beta-N-acetylmuramidase NamZ family protein, with the translated sequence MKRIPVFLSVICLFLLCKSEVDAQQKLVYSNDKIKTGAEQTDKYVDYLKGKRVAILGNQSSVIGKTHLVDSLLALKINIVKIFGPEHGFRGNASNGTEVSDEVDAKTGIRIISLYGDRRKPAAKDLADVDLFIFDVQDMGVRFYTNINTLRDIMEACADNGKELMILDRPNPNAYLIDGPILDMKHKSGIAQFPVPIAHGMTIAEFAQMINGEKWMKAKTTCKLKIIPVSNYNHSMLYKLPVNPSPNLNTEESILLYPSTCLFEGTKLNHGRGTDYPFTVIGSPVYKGIYSFSFTPVSKKGMSESPLFMNQVCYGLDLRKVDLAKLVASKKLNLDWMKELYRKSPEKSAFFDRSFSTQIGSIETLAGVSDFRKQIESGASDQEIRKSWEPGLTNYKKMRKKYVIYKD